A genomic window from Luteolibacter sp. LG18 includes:
- a CDS encoding PEP/pyruvate-binding domain-containing protein, with protein sequence MNPPWILTLGDDLASQSALTGGKGSRLASLHQQGFPVPNALLVTAAAYEAFVRSVPDLGGLIGNLDLPGGREQLVGELSRQPLPDGLAALLREALAIFGYDAVAVRSSSTLEDLAEAAFAGQHETYLNVRGIDAIVEKVRQCFLSLWNERATSYRSQRGFDHRRATMAVVIQRLIPCDTAGVAFSLDPVTGDPKRILIDANHGLGESVVGGETPVDHWVLDRETLKATECVIALKQHKTVATAQGVRNEALENDAASLPCLDQGALEQIARLVMNVERKARFPQDIEWGFANGKLWLLQARAITTLPPRWTRDESAERFPNPMTPLTWEFVSVGFHQSLEWSLKLMGLPPCTGKWFADFDHYIYGNQNLVEMYCRRMPFDLGGLDDLESLVPRLREEFRWVQQLPVDWMRDLDSYLIGIGQATATDIASFDDRELWEHIQSLVRHGSEYFRPNIAISITHGMLCRLLHRLVSLVVPEPEVPAMFQSLLAWGNTKTSQINRELSELAVLIRKEPTLAEAIRGSESKEFLRNDIHIHPDFNRRFERFIVDHGHRETDFDMYQPPWGDAPWVVIDNLRGMLRGEVDGHEAERAAKIAAHQAEQRLLALVPDRWSFFYSEILRLARLYTQIDDLEHYQTTRLNLPLRRAIAHLGERFHQCGLIDDPMDLFFAQVGEITALVTDGDERIPGILRSRKLSYEAACRREPTWNLGEEVSAIETAAEVLQGLPGSPGTAEGIIHHVRGPEDFAGFPEGAILVSRTTNPAWTPLFHVAAAVITESGGPLSHGAVTARELGIPAVMSVHRCLAKLPAGTRVRVDGLRGRVSLVG encoded by the coding sequence ATGAACCCACCCTGGATTCTCACTCTCGGCGATGACCTCGCCTCCCAGTCCGCCCTCACCGGCGGCAAAGGCTCACGCCTCGCCTCCCTTCACCAACAAGGCTTCCCCGTTCCAAACGCCCTGCTGGTCACCGCGGCCGCCTACGAGGCGTTCGTGCGATCCGTGCCCGACCTCGGCGGGCTCATCGGAAACCTCGATCTCCCGGGCGGACGCGAACAGCTCGTCGGGGAGCTGTCCCGCCAGCCCCTGCCGGACGGACTGGCCGCCCTGCTGCGCGAGGCGCTGGCGATCTTCGGCTACGACGCCGTGGCCGTCCGTTCGTCCTCCACCCTGGAGGACCTCGCCGAGGCCGCCTTCGCCGGACAGCACGAGACCTACCTCAATGTCCGCGGGATCGACGCGATTGTCGAAAAGGTCCGTCAATGTTTCCTCTCCCTGTGGAACGAACGCGCCACCAGCTACAGGAGCCAACGCGGGTTCGATCATCGCCGGGCCACGATGGCGGTGGTGATCCAGCGCCTGATCCCCTGCGATACCGCGGGGGTGGCTTTCAGCCTCGATCCGGTCACGGGTGATCCCAAGCGGATCCTCATCGATGCCAACCACGGCCTGGGCGAATCCGTCGTTGGAGGAGAAACGCCCGTGGACCATTGGGTGCTCGACCGCGAAACATTGAAGGCCACCGAATGCGTGATCGCGCTGAAACAGCACAAGACGGTTGCGACCGCGCAAGGCGTCCGCAACGAAGCCCTTGAGAATGATGCCGCCAGCTTGCCCTGTCTGGACCAAGGCGCATTGGAGCAAATCGCCCGATTGGTGATGAATGTCGAGCGCAAGGCCCGTTTCCCGCAGGACATCGAATGGGGATTCGCCAATGGCAAACTGTGGCTGCTACAGGCGCGCGCGATCACGACCCTGCCGCCACGCTGGACCCGGGATGAATCCGCGGAACGATTCCCGAACCCGATGACTCCCCTCACTTGGGAATTCGTGAGCGTGGGTTTCCACCAGTCGCTGGAGTGGTCGTTGAAACTCATGGGGCTGCCACCCTGCACCGGCAAATGGTTCGCCGACTTCGATCACTACATCTACGGCAACCAGAACCTGGTCGAGATGTATTGCCGCCGCATGCCCTTCGATCTCGGCGGGCTCGACGATCTCGAATCGCTGGTGCCCCGGCTGCGCGAGGAGTTCCGCTGGGTGCAGCAATTGCCGGTCGATTGGATGCGCGATCTCGATTCGTATCTGATCGGCATCGGCCAGGCCACGGCCACCGACATCGCGTCGTTCGATGACCGGGAGCTCTGGGAGCACATCCAATCCCTGGTCCGGCATGGCTCGGAGTATTTCCGCCCGAACATCGCCATCTCGATCACCCACGGCATGCTCTGCCGTCTTCTGCATCGGCTCGTTTCTTTGGTGGTGCCGGAGCCCGAGGTGCCTGCGATGTTCCAATCGCTGCTGGCGTGGGGAAACACCAAGACCTCGCAAATCAACCGCGAGTTGTCCGAACTCGCGGTGCTCATCCGGAAAGAGCCGACATTGGCCGAAGCGATCCGCGGAAGTGAGTCGAAGGAGTTTCTCCGGAACGACATCCACATTCACCCGGATTTCAACCGCCGCTTTGAACGTTTCATCGTGGATCACGGCCATCGCGAAACCGACTTCGACATGTATCAACCGCCATGGGGAGATGCCCCGTGGGTGGTGATCGACAACCTGCGCGGCATGTTGCGCGGCGAGGTCGATGGTCACGAGGCCGAGCGTGCCGCCAAGATCGCGGCCCACCAGGCCGAACAGCGGTTGCTCGCCCTCGTGCCGGATCGGTGGTCGTTCTTCTATTCGGAAATCCTCCGTCTCGCCCGGCTCTACACCCAGATCGATGATCTGGAGCATTACCAAACCACGCGCTTGAACCTGCCGCTGCGGCGCGCGATCGCCCACCTCGGTGAACGTTTCCATCAGTGCGGCCTGATCGATGATCCGATGGATCTGTTCTTCGCGCAGGTCGGCGAAATCACCGCGCTCGTGACGGATGGCGACGAGCGAATCCCTGGCATCCTCCGGAGCCGGAAGCTCTCGTATGAAGCGGCATGCCGCCGTGAGCCCACCTGGAATCTCGGCGAGGAGGTCTCCGCCATCGAAACGGCTGCCGAGGTCCTGCAAGGTCTGCCCGGCAGTCCCGGCACGGCGGAGGGCATCATCCACCACGTGCGCGGCCCCGAGGATTTTGCCGGGTTTCCGGAGGGAGCCATCCTCGTCAGCCGCACCACCAACCCGGCCTGGACGCCGCTCTTCCACGTCGCCGCGGCGGTGATCACGGAAAGCGGCGGCCCCTTGTCACACGGTGCCGTCACCGCCCGCGAGCTGGGCATTCCCGCCGTGATGTCGGTCCACCGTTGCCTGGCGAAACTGCCCGCAGGCACCCGGGTGCGGGTGGATGGATTGCGCGGGCGGGTGAGTTTGGTGGGGTAA
- a CDS encoding phosphatase PAP2 family protein codes for MAPIDLTGVCLIAGLLWTMAKGKTGGWFHARLWFPFLGFNLTYNWLGSAIPRLTTWRGDAWLLSMDRALFGDCLSFKVAPWINGGVYELLSGAYLLFFPLFITGFIVAARRGGRARIAFFSGFFLIYAIGFAGYALCPAAGPFRYDALAGEMHALHPHGFISRLNDSIVRTGCNGVDVFPSLHTAATLFVLLSALTLSRRLFAVLLVPACLIVAATIGLQYHYAADVAAGAVLSVVVWWWLVRPLRIPTHSPP; via the coding sequence GTGGCCCCGATCGACCTGACCGGCGTCTGCCTCATCGCCGGATTGCTCTGGACGATGGCGAAGGGAAAGACCGGCGGATGGTTCCATGCGCGCCTGTGGTTCCCCTTCCTCGGATTCAATCTCACTTACAACTGGCTGGGCAGCGCGATCCCGCGCCTCACCACCTGGCGGGGCGATGCATGGTTGCTTTCCATGGATCGAGCGCTGTTCGGCGACTGCCTTTCGTTCAAGGTCGCACCTTGGATCAACGGCGGCGTTTACGAACTGCTATCGGGTGCCTACCTGCTGTTCTTCCCGCTCTTCATCACCGGCTTCATCGTCGCCGCCCGACGCGGCGGCCGCGCCCGCATCGCGTTCTTCAGCGGCTTCTTCCTGATCTACGCGATCGGGTTCGCGGGCTACGCGCTCTGCCCGGCGGCCGGCCCGTTCCGCTATGACGCCCTCGCCGGGGAGATGCATGCGCTGCATCCGCACGGATTCATTTCCCGCCTGAACGATTCCATCGTGCGAACCGGCTGCAATGGCGTCGACGTCTTCCCCAGCCTCCACACTGCCGCCACCCTTTTCGTGCTGCTCAGCGCGTTGACCCTTTCGCGCCGCCTGTTCGCGGTGCTGCTGGTCCCCGCCTGCCTGATCGTGGCCGCCACCATCGGCCTGCAATACCACTACGCCGCCGACGTCGCGGCCGGAGCGGTTCTCAGTGTTGTCGTCTGGTGGTGGCTCGTACGGCCACTTCGCATACCAACCCATTCTCCACCATGA